The Mycobacterium paragordonae genome includes a region encoding these proteins:
- a CDS encoding cupin domain-containing protein, producing the protein MSLFVPPYPEPRYTKADPEVSAWLKRGDEPPDFENFGVGYHYLANQRATDGDYGLYRVDIAPSGGGPGPHYHRTMSEAFFVLSGTIRLYDGQDWFDGHQGDFLYVPPGGIHGFRNELDEPASMLMLFSPGAPREAYFEGFTALADMTDDERREWFTAHDNHFVE; encoded by the coding sequence ATGTCGCTGTTCGTGCCGCCGTATCCCGAACCTCGCTACACCAAAGCTGATCCAGAGGTCAGCGCGTGGCTCAAGCGCGGCGACGAGCCACCGGACTTCGAGAACTTCGGGGTCGGCTACCACTACCTGGCCAATCAGCGGGCCACCGACGGCGACTACGGCCTCTACCGGGTCGACATCGCCCCGTCCGGGGGCGGACCGGGCCCGCACTACCACCGCACGATGTCCGAGGCGTTCTTCGTGTTGTCCGGGACCATCCGGCTCTACGACGGCCAGGACTGGTTCGACGGCCATCAGGGCGACTTCCTCTATGTCCCGCCGGGCGGCATCCACGGATTCCGCAACGAACTCGACGAGCCGGCGTCGATGCTGATGCTCTTCTCGCCCGGCGCACCCCGCGAGGCCTACTTCGAAGGTTTCACCGCGCTGGCGGACATGACCGACGACGAGCGCCGCGAGTGGTTCACGGCGCACGACAACCACTTCGTGGAGTAG
- the groL gene encoding chaperonin GroEL (60 kDa chaperone family; promotes refolding of misfolded polypeptides especially under stressful conditions; forms two stacked rings of heptamers to form a barrel-shaped 14mer; ends can be capped by GroES; misfolded proteins enter the barrel where they are refolded when GroES binds), with protein MAKTIAYDEEARRGLERGLNALADAVKVTLGPKGRNVVLEKKWGAPTITNDGVSIAKEIELEDPYEKIGAELVKEVAKKTDDVAGDGTTTATVLAQALVKEGLRNVAAGANPLGLKRGIEKAVEKVTQTLLSSAKDVETKEQIAATAGISAGDQSIGDLIAEAMDKVGNEGVITVEESNTFGLQLELTEGMRFDKGYISGYFVTDAERQEAVLEDPYILLVSSKVSTVKDLLPLLEKVIQGGKPLLIIAEDVEGEALSTLVVNKIRGTFKSVAVKAPGFGDRRKAMLQDMAILTGGQVISEEVGLSLETADVALLGKARKVVITKDETTIVEGAGDPDAIAGRVAQIRAEIENSDSDYDREKLQERLAKLAGGVAVIKAGAATEVELKERKHRIEDAVRNAKAAVEEGIVAGGGVALLQSAPALAELNLSGDEATGANIVRVALEAPLKQIAFNSGLEPGVVAEKVRNSPAGTGLNAATGEYEDLLKAGVADPVKVTRSALQNAASIAGLFLTTEAVVADKPEKAAAPAGDPTGGMGGMDF; from the coding sequence ATGGCCAAGACAATTGCGTACGACGAAGAGGCCCGTCGCGGCCTCGAGCGGGGCCTCAATGCCCTCGCCGACGCGGTAAAGGTGACGTTGGGCCCCAAGGGTCGCAACGTCGTACTGGAGAAGAAGTGGGGCGCTCCCACGATCACCAACGATGGTGTGTCCATCGCCAAGGAGATCGAGCTGGAGGACCCGTACGAGAAGATCGGCGCCGAGCTGGTCAAGGAAGTCGCCAAGAAGACCGACGACGTCGCCGGTGACGGCACCACGACGGCCACCGTGCTGGCGCAGGCGCTGGTCAAGGAAGGCCTGCGCAACGTCGCAGCCGGTGCCAACCCGCTGGGCCTGAAGCGCGGCATCGAGAAGGCCGTGGAGAAGGTCACCCAGACCCTGCTCTCCTCGGCCAAGGACGTCGAGACCAAGGAGCAGATCGCGGCCACCGCGGGCATCTCCGCGGGCGACCAGTCGATCGGTGACCTGATCGCCGAGGCGATGGACAAGGTCGGCAACGAGGGCGTCATCACCGTCGAGGAGTCCAACACCTTCGGCCTGCAGCTCGAGCTCACCGAGGGCATGCGGTTCGACAAGGGCTACATCTCGGGCTACTTCGTCACCGACGCCGAGCGTCAGGAAGCGGTCCTGGAAGACCCCTACATCCTGCTGGTCTCCAGCAAGGTGTCGACCGTCAAGGACCTGTTGCCGTTGCTGGAGAAGGTCATTCAGGGCGGCAAGCCGCTGCTGATCATCGCCGAGGACGTCGAGGGTGAGGCGCTGTCCACCCTGGTGGTGAACAAGATCCGCGGCACCTTCAAGTCGGTGGCGGTCAAGGCCCCCGGCTTCGGTGACCGCCGCAAGGCGATGCTGCAGGACATGGCCATCCTCACCGGTGGTCAGGTCATCAGCGAAGAGGTCGGCCTGTCCCTCGAGACCGCCGACGTCGCGCTGCTCGGCAAGGCCCGCAAGGTCGTCATCACCAAGGACGAGACCACCATCGTCGAGGGCGCGGGCGACCCCGACGCCATCGCCGGCCGGGTGGCCCAGATCCGCGCCGAGATCGAGAACAGCGACTCCGACTACGACCGCGAGAAGCTGCAGGAGCGCCTGGCCAAGCTGGCCGGCGGTGTTGCGGTGATCAAGGCCGGAGCCGCCACCGAGGTGGAGCTCAAGGAGCGCAAGCACCGCATCGAGGACGCCGTCCGGAACGCCAAGGCGGCCGTCGAGGAGGGCATCGTCGCCGGTGGCGGCGTGGCCCTGCTGCAGTCGGCTCCGGCCCTGGCCGAGCTGAACCTCTCGGGCGACGAAGCGACCGGTGCCAACATCGTGCGCGTGGCGCTCGAGGCTCCGCTGAAGCAGATCGCCTTCAACTCCGGGCTGGAGCCCGGCGTGGTGGCCGAGAAGGTTCGCAACTCGCCCGCCGGCACCGGCCTGAACGCCGCCACCGGTGAGTACGAGGACCTGCTCAAGGCCGGCGTTGCCGACCCGGTCAAGGTGACCCGTTCGGCGCTGCAGAACGCGGCGTCCATCGCGGGCCTGTTCCTGACCACCGAGGCCGTCGTCGCCGACAAGCCGGAGAAGGCGGCCGCTCCGGCGGGCGACCCGACCGGCGGCATGGGCGGTATGGACTTCTAA
- a CDS encoding flavin-containing monooxygenase produces the protein MGVKPRVGVIGAGAGGIAMGIQLAAGGYDFTIFDRADGFGGTWRHNTFPGAACDVPSHLYSYSFALNPRWSKTYANQPEILAYLEKVAADHGLGPQLRPNTAITTVRWSDESRRWTLTAQDGRQYDFDVVVSAVGMLDVPNVPNIPGAQRFRGRQFHSARWDHSRPTAGERVASIGTGASAVQYVPAIARDTAHLTVFQRTPIWIAPRFDFPFTAEQHEEFERRPETAQKLRDEAFEAYDSASFDVDNRQTREATELARSYLHRKVADPELRAKLTPDYPAGCKRPLMSREWYPTFALPNVRLETTAIAELTERGVRTVDGVEHRVDTVIYGTGFKAADYLDSIDVYGSGGRHLRDDWRAGAEAYLGTLVAGYPNLFTLYGPNTNGVNSIIYVHEVQTTFIRHILDVMGGQGARTVEVTADAQRRYNDEIQAAMVGKVWLACTNYFRHPSGKVVTQLPFSGRTFFERTRSMVAGDYVLS, from the coding sequence ATGGGGGTGAAACCGCGCGTCGGTGTCATCGGCGCGGGCGCCGGCGGCATCGCGATGGGGATCCAACTCGCCGCGGGCGGCTACGACTTCACCATCTTCGACCGGGCGGACGGCTTCGGAGGGACCTGGCGGCACAACACCTTCCCGGGCGCGGCCTGCGACGTGCCGTCGCACCTCTACTCCTACTCGTTCGCGCTCAACCCGCGCTGGAGCAAGACGTACGCGAACCAGCCCGAGATCCTGGCCTATCTGGAGAAGGTCGCCGCCGATCACGGACTGGGCCCGCAGCTGCGGCCGAACACCGCGATCACGACCGTGCGATGGTCGGATGAAAGCAGGCGCTGGACGCTCACGGCGCAGGACGGGCGGCAGTACGATTTCGACGTCGTGGTGAGCGCGGTCGGGATGCTCGACGTGCCCAATGTCCCGAATATCCCTGGGGCGCAGCGGTTTCGGGGTAGGCAGTTCCACTCGGCCCGCTGGGACCACAGCAGACCGACCGCGGGGGAACGGGTCGCGTCCATCGGCACCGGCGCCAGCGCGGTGCAATACGTGCCCGCGATCGCGCGAGACACCGCGCATCTCACGGTCTTTCAGCGCACTCCGATCTGGATCGCGCCCCGTTTCGACTTCCCGTTCACCGCCGAGCAGCACGAGGAGTTCGAACGCCGCCCCGAGACCGCGCAAAAGCTGCGCGACGAGGCCTTCGAGGCCTACGACTCAGCTAGCTTCGACGTCGACAACAGACAGACCCGCGAGGCGACCGAACTGGCCCGCAGTTATCTGCACCGCAAGGTGGCCGATCCCGAGTTGCGGGCCAAGCTGACGCCGGATTATCCGGCCGGCTGCAAGCGGCCGTTGATGTCGCGGGAGTGGTACCCGACCTTTGCATTGCCGAATGTCCGGCTGGAGACAACAGCCATCGCGGAGCTGACCGAGCGAGGGGTGCGCACCGTCGACGGGGTCGAGCACCGCGTCGACACCGTCATCTACGGCACCGGGTTCAAGGCCGCCGACTACCTGGACAGCATCGATGTGTACGGAAGCGGCGGCCGGCACCTGCGCGACGATTGGCGCGCGGGTGCGGAGGCCTACCTCGGCACCCTGGTCGCCGGATATCCGAATCTCTTCACCCTCTACGGCCCGAACACCAACGGGGTCAACTCGATCATCTACGTGCACGAGGTCCAGACCACCTTCATCCGCCACATCCTCGATGTGATGGGCGGGCAGGGCGCGCGCACGGTCGAGGTGACGGCCGACGCGCAGCGCCGCTACAACGACGAGATCCAGGCCGCGATGGTCGGCAAGGTGTGGTTGGCCTGCACCAACTACTTCCGGCATCCCAGCGGCAAGGTGGTGACCCAGCTGCCGTTCAGCGGCCGGACGTTCTTCGAACGCACCCGCTCGATGGTCGCCGGCGACTACGTGCTGAGTTGA
- a CDS encoding SDR family NAD(P)-dependent oxidoreductase produces the protein MTSSGTRKWTTADIPDQSGRVVVVTGANTGLGYHTAAALAVHGARVVLAVRSLDKGNAALSRIVAAKADVDVTLTQLDLSSLASVRRAADELRSTYPRIDLLINNAGVMWTPKEVTADGFELQFGTNHLGHFALTGLLLEHIVTVPGSRVVTVSSLGHRMRAAIHFDDLQWEHNYSRIGAYGQSKLANLLFTYELQRRLSAGKAPTIAVAAHPGGSATELARNVPRILRPLNALAPLLFQSAEAGALPTLRAATDPTVEGGQYYGPDGLGEQRGHPKLVQSSAQSHDADLQRRLWSVSEELTGVKFPV, from the coding sequence ATGACCTCCAGCGGCACCAGAAAGTGGACGACGGCCGACATCCCCGACCAGAGCGGCCGCGTCGTCGTCGTCACCGGCGCCAACACCGGGCTCGGCTATCACACCGCCGCAGCGCTGGCCGTCCACGGCGCACGCGTCGTGCTGGCGGTCCGCAGCCTGGACAAGGGCAACGCGGCGCTGTCGCGCATCGTCGCCGCCAAAGCGGACGTCGACGTGACGCTGACCCAACTCGACCTCAGCTCGCTGGCCTCGGTGCGCCGCGCCGCCGACGAACTGCGCAGCACCTACCCGCGCATCGACCTGTTGATCAACAACGCCGGCGTGATGTGGACACCCAAGGAGGTCACCGCCGACGGCTTCGAATTGCAGTTCGGCACCAACCATCTCGGCCACTTCGCGTTGACCGGGTTGTTGCTGGAGCACATTGTGACGGTGCCCGGCTCCCGGGTGGTGACGGTCAGCAGCCTCGGCCACCGGATGCGCGCCGCGATCCATTTCGACGACCTACAGTGGGAGCACAACTACAGCCGGATCGGCGCCTACGGGCAGTCCAAGCTGGCCAACCTGCTGTTCACGTACGAGCTGCAGCGCCGACTGTCCGCCGGGAAGGCACCCACGATCGCCGTCGCCGCACATCCGGGCGGGTCGGCCACCGAACTGGCCCGCAACGTCCCGCGCATCCTGCGACCGCTCAACGCGCTGGCGCCGCTGCTGTTCCAGAGCGCGGAGGCCGGTGCCCTGCCCACGCTGCGGGCGGCCACCGACCCGACCGTCGAGGGCGGGCAGTACTACGGCCCGGACGGGCTCGGTGAGCAGCGCGGCCACCCCAAGCTGGTGCAGTCCAGCGCGCAGTCGCACGACGCAGACCTGCAGCGCCGGCTGTGGAGTGTCTCCGAGGAACTCACCGGCGTGAAGTTCCCGGTCTGA
- a CDS encoding DUF4189 domain-containing protein — protein sequence MIFTPMPAAGARPADAAANLPPLITHYGAIAYGPGGSQGKARRHLSKLGAQQQALQRCGDSSCTVVSTFTRCGAVAHDGATYHGGVGLSRGMAEAHAISRLGGGWIVDWACN from the coding sequence ATGATTTTCACGCCGATGCCGGCGGCGGGTGCGCGACCGGCCGATGCCGCCGCGAACTTGCCGCCGTTGATCACCCACTACGGCGCGATCGCCTACGGACCGGGCGGGTCGCAGGGCAAGGCACGGCGCCATCTGTCGAAACTGGGCGCGCAGCAACAGGCGCTGCAACGATGCGGCGACAGCAGCTGCACGGTCGTCAGCACCTTCACCCGTTGCGGTGCCGTGGCCCACGACGGCGCGACGTATCACGGAGGCGTCGGGCTGTCCCGCGGGATGGCCGAGGCGCACGCCATATCCCGGCTCGGTGGAGGGTGGATCGTCGACTGGGCCTGCAACTAG
- a CDS encoding GreA/GreB family elongation factor, translated as MDYDAEPVATAGMLVTIRYDDSGETETFVLGRRFGKHTDLPVYSTLSPVGRAILGARPGERRIAMIPHDTRPMPVTLLSAEPFADRAGHQVPS; from the coding sequence ATGGACTACGACGCCGAACCCGTCGCCACCGCAGGCATGTTGGTGACCATCCGCTATGACGACAGCGGCGAAACCGAAACCTTCGTACTCGGGAGGCGTTTCGGCAAGCACACCGACCTGCCGGTCTATTCGACGCTCTCTCCGGTAGGCCGTGCCATCCTGGGTGCGCGACCCGGTGAGCGGCGCATCGCCATGATCCCGCACGACACGCGCCCGATGCCCGTGACGCTGTTGTCGGCCGAGCCCTTCGCGGATCGGGCCGGCCACCAGGTGCCGTCATGA
- a CDS encoding PucR family transcriptional regulator yields the protein MITLDRLVNVLGSYGVRLRWSSVPRSTELRSVVIHETTPQGPVSGDVLLAVGAETFEQAMQWAAAARAVVVLLREGPEQTTSDGDARAGAVMLVDASLSWSELAAVAYGLVLEGRETESGRGPTDLFALTDSLADAIGSAVVIHDRLMQVLAYSRLQQHADAARVQTILGRQTPERLREFFEAAGVFAHLAVSDEPLFVPGDVDHGVMGRMVVAVRSGRELMGSLWVECDAPLDGAARAALADGAHTVALHLLRSRASADLERQVESELVIRLLEGTADAATVTSRLGLPDGPIRVIAVQASIGADRDAPLLLAFERATAGFGWSRPGRSALVGSTVYTLLPGAAAAPARRWVVGLQAALPDGTTVAAGVSGAAELAELAAARQEADECLALHKVSGQGPAPVYDESWDDILLQRLRAASRSGRLPDRGPVAELRRHDSASGTDYVATLRAWLAAQGDPVEAGERLGVHENTVRYRMRKMAEITNLALDDAKKRLAMMIQLAAGDTD from the coding sequence GTGATCACTCTGGACCGCCTGGTGAATGTGCTGGGCAGTTACGGGGTTCGGCTGCGGTGGTCGTCGGTTCCGAGGTCGACCGAACTGCGCAGCGTGGTAATTCATGAAACGACCCCACAGGGTCCCGTCTCGGGCGATGTCCTGCTTGCGGTCGGCGCCGAAACGTTCGAGCAGGCGATGCAGTGGGCCGCGGCGGCACGCGCCGTCGTGGTGCTGCTCCGCGAAGGTCCGGAGCAGACGACTTCAGACGGTGACGCCCGGGCCGGCGCGGTGATGCTGGTCGACGCGTCCCTGTCGTGGAGCGAGTTGGCCGCCGTGGCGTACGGGCTGGTGCTCGAGGGTCGCGAGACCGAGTCCGGCCGGGGTCCCACCGATCTGTTCGCCCTCACCGACTCGCTGGCCGACGCCATCGGCAGTGCGGTGGTCATCCACGATCGGCTGATGCAGGTGCTGGCGTACTCGCGGCTGCAGCAGCATGCCGACGCCGCACGGGTGCAGACCATCCTCGGCCGGCAGACACCCGAACGGCTGCGGGAGTTCTTCGAGGCCGCCGGCGTCTTCGCCCATCTCGCGGTCTCCGACGAACCCCTGTTCGTCCCCGGAGACGTTGACCACGGAGTGATGGGCCGCATGGTGGTGGCCGTGCGCTCGGGTCGGGAACTGATGGGATCGCTGTGGGTGGAATGTGACGCACCGCTGGACGGCGCCGCACGCGCGGCCCTTGCCGACGGCGCGCACACCGTGGCCCTGCATCTGCTGCGCTCACGTGCCAGCGCAGACCTGGAGCGACAAGTGGAATCCGAACTGGTGATCCGGCTGTTGGAGGGCACCGCCGACGCCGCCACGGTGACCAGCAGGCTGGGACTGCCGGACGGCCCAATACGGGTGATCGCTGTGCAGGCGTCGATCGGCGCCGATCGCGATGCCCCGTTGCTGCTGGCGTTCGAGCGGGCCACGGCCGGCTTCGGCTGGTCCCGGCCGGGCCGGAGCGCCCTGGTCGGCAGCACCGTCTACACGCTGCTCCCGGGTGCTGCGGCGGCACCGGCACGTCGGTGGGTCGTCGGCCTGCAGGCCGCGCTGCCGGATGGAACCACGGTGGCGGCCGGTGTCAGCGGTGCAGCGGAGCTTGCTGAACTCGCCGCCGCCCGCCAAGAGGCCGACGAGTGCCTGGCTCTGCACAAGGTCTCCGGCCAAGGCCCGGCTCCGGTTTACGACGAATCGTGGGATGACATCCTGCTGCAGCGGTTGCGCGCCGCGTCGCGCTCCGGTCGTCTCCCGGACCGGGGCCCGGTTGCCGAGTTGCGCCGCCACGACAGCGCCAGCGGGACCGATTACGTCGCGACGCTGCGCGCCTGGCTCGCGGCGCAGGGCGACCCGGTGGAGGCGGGCGAGCGCCTGGGAGTGCACGAGAACACCGTGCGCTACCGGATGCGCAAGATGGCCGAGATCACCAACCTCGCGCTGGACGACGCCAAGAAGCGGCTTGCCATGATGATCCAGCTGGCGGCAGGCGACACCGATTGA
- a CDS encoding VOC family protein, producing the protein MITGLAHTGVCVPDCEAAVAFYRDVLGLRVLSPPYVMSGNAIRDDMGELVPDPTMKAAIVGLPGDGDRVLEVIEYINVEGGDADRLLTDHGLSHVGLICEDLDATRADLESKGVRFLVSGIADVARVRTTWFADPWGVVFILVEKGRPERPYFAQWG; encoded by the coding sequence GTGATTACCGGTCTGGCGCACACGGGCGTGTGCGTACCCGACTGTGAGGCAGCGGTCGCGTTCTATCGCGACGTATTAGGCCTGCGTGTGCTCTCGCCGCCATACGTCATGTCCGGTAACGCCATTCGCGACGATATGGGTGAACTGGTGCCCGATCCCACCATGAAGGCCGCCATCGTCGGACTGCCCGGTGACGGCGACCGAGTGCTCGAGGTGATCGAGTACATCAACGTCGAGGGCGGCGACGCGGACCGTCTCCTGACCGATCACGGCCTGTCGCACGTCGGGCTGATCTGCGAGGACCTCGACGCCACCCGCGCCGATCTGGAAAGCAAGGGGGTGCGCTTCCTGGTCAGCGGGATCGCCGACGTCGCAAGGGTTCGCACCACCTGGTTCGCCGACCCGTGGGGCGTGGTGTTCATCCTGGTGGAGAAGGGTCGGCCCGAGCGACCCTATTTCGCGCAATGGGGGTGA
- a CDS encoding Rv1733c family protein, whose product MTTPSTPRPDTERRSPADDTAMETFTAHPPRWLSMLWDRNPLIRASDRLEAFALVLTIVLALLAAPVAGAVGTAVYDSRSRHHAEQAQSRTAVTATVTGLPARSDPTRVQARWFAAGAEHTGLVQARSAPRTGESFEISVNQDGSYAGPPPMSAAREAVLVALAVWLNATAAVALVFAGVRSVLHHRRLSAWRPELVHTRGGGKEGKEGVVG is encoded by the coding sequence ATGACGACCCCGTCGACCCCGCGACCGGATACCGAACGTCGGAGCCCGGCGGACGACACCGCGATGGAGACCTTCACCGCACACCCACCGCGCTGGCTGTCGATGCTCTGGGATCGCAATCCGTTGATCCGCGCCAGCGATCGACTCGAAGCATTCGCGCTGGTGTTGACGATCGTGTTGGCGCTGCTTGCGGCGCCGGTCGCCGGCGCCGTGGGCACCGCGGTCTATGACTCCCGGAGTCGCCACCACGCCGAGCAGGCCCAGAGCCGGACTGCGGTCACCGCGACCGTGACGGGCCTACCCGCGCGCAGCGATCCGACCAGGGTCCAGGCCCGATGGTTTGCCGCCGGAGCCGAACACACGGGTTTGGTCCAGGCACGCTCGGCACCCAGAACCGGTGAGTCGTTCGAGATCTCGGTGAACCAGGACGGCTCCTACGCCGGGCCGCCACCGATGTCTGCCGCACGCGAAGCGGTGTTGGTGGCGCTTGCCGTCTGGCTGAACGCGACGGCCGCGGTTGCGCTCGTATTCGCCGGTGTCCGAAGCGTTCTGCACCACCGCCGTCTTTCCGCCTGGCGACCCGAACTGGTGCACACGCGCGGCGGCGGCAAGGAAGGCAAAGAAGGTGTTGTCGGCTGA
- a CDS encoding TerC/Alx family metal homeostasis membrane protein, with protein MDVPDWVWALTIVAIVGLLAFDFVFHVRKAHVPTLREAAVWSAGYVGVALLFGVGLLLFGSGEAGPEYFAGYVTEKALSVDNLFVFLVIIASFRVPREDQQKVLLFGIAFALIARTGFIFLGAALINAFAWIFYLFGLILLLTAGSVLKNDHDDDDRKADNFVIRLAKKVIRTSEHYDGDKLFTTVDGKRAMTPMLLVMVAIGGTDILFALDSIPAIFGLTQHVYIVFTATAFSLLGLRQLYFLVDGLLDRLIYLSYGLAAILGLIGVKLILHALHENNVPFINGGEPVKVIEISTWMSLSVIVGVLVVTVVASLLSNKGKAMTAIANARRHATAYLDSEYTHDPEERERIFHKLLAERDQIVDMKPKYRQLVRDEPALRKLLDDAAAKHDEAVERGEAEPFERKGLT; from the coding sequence ATGGACGTTCCGGACTGGGTATGGGCCCTGACGATTGTCGCCATCGTGGGGCTGCTGGCCTTCGACTTCGTCTTCCACGTCCGCAAGGCGCATGTTCCGACGCTGCGGGAGGCGGCGGTGTGGTCGGCGGGCTACGTCGGCGTCGCTCTGCTGTTCGGCGTCGGCCTGTTGCTGTTCGGCAGCGGGGAGGCGGGTCCGGAGTACTTCGCCGGGTACGTCACCGAAAAAGCCCTGTCGGTCGACAACTTGTTCGTCTTCCTGGTGATCATCGCCAGCTTCCGGGTTCCCCGCGAGGATCAGCAGAAGGTGCTGTTGTTCGGGATCGCGTTCGCACTGATCGCCCGTACCGGATTCATCTTTCTCGGTGCCGCTCTGATCAATGCGTTCGCCTGGATCTTCTACCTGTTCGGCCTGATCTTGCTGCTTACCGCCGGCAGTGTGCTCAAGAACGACCACGACGACGACGATCGCAAAGCCGACAACTTCGTCATCCGGCTGGCTAAGAAGGTCATCCGCACCAGCGAGCACTACGACGGCGACAAGCTGTTCACCACCGTCGACGGCAAGCGGGCGATGACGCCGATGCTGCTGGTCATGGTGGCAATCGGCGGCACCGACATCCTCTTCGCACTGGATTCGATCCCCGCCATCTTCGGTCTCACCCAGCACGTCTACATCGTGTTCACCGCGACGGCGTTCTCGCTGCTGGGCCTGCGGCAGTTGTATTTCCTCGTCGACGGCCTGCTGGACCGGCTCATCTACCTCTCCTACGGGCTGGCGGCGATTCTGGGCCTCATCGGCGTGAAGCTGATCCTGCACGCCCTGCACGAGAACAACGTCCCCTTCATCAACGGGGGGGAGCCGGTCAAGGTCATCGAGATCAGCACCTGGATGTCGCTGAGCGTGATCGTCGGTGTCCTGGTCGTCACCGTGGTGGCCTCGCTGCTCAGCAACAAGGGCAAGGCGATGACGGCGATTGCCAACGCCCGCCGGCACGCGACGGCCTATCTGGATTCCGAATACACCCACGACCCCGAGGAACGCGAACGCATCTTCCACAAGCTGCTTGCCGAGCGCGATCAGATCGTGGATATGAAACCGAAGTACCGCCAGCTGGTGCGCGACGAACCGGCGCTACGGAAACTGCTCGACGATGCGGCCGCCAAGCATGACGAGGCCGTCGAGCGCGGAGAAGCCGAGCCGTTCGAACGGAAGGGCCTGACCTAG
- a CDS encoding PPE family protein, translating into MTSPHFAWLPPEINSALMLAGPGAGPLLSAASAWGGLAEDLASAVSSFSSVTQELTSGSWQGASAAAMMVVATQYMSWLSAAAVEADRAATQAAATAAAFETALASTVQPAVVAANRGLVQMLASTNFFGMNWPAIMDTESAYEQMWALDVAAMANYHFDASAAAAQLAPWQQVLRNLGIDIGKNGTINFGFGNTGSGNIGNNNAGNYNFGIGNSGSGNVGAGNSGSGNLGIGNTGNNNMGLGNFGANNLGIANTGNDVLGMGLTGDKQFGFGGFNSGTGNTGFGNSGSGNTGLFNSGNGNFGLGNSGSLNTGLGNSGSVNTGFSGSMGYLGSGLQNTGVGGTGLEAGLANSAHYATGGLGTAALSSGLLSSALANTGGLHSGLAGALNSGLSSTPVVAPASAPAAAIDAGQGSVSANPTSSAAANAGLRTSASTPVTGFVNPSSSDPGVRTTLGRESGIGAPSLPNSGIPKSNFYPPADRDTGDQSRVIQFPIRTE; encoded by the coding sequence GTGACAAGCCCGCATTTCGCGTGGTTGCCGCCAGAGATCAACTCGGCATTAATGCTTGCCGGTCCCGGTGCGGGACCGCTACTTTCTGCTGCCTCCGCATGGGGTGGTCTGGCAGAGGATCTCGCTTCAGCGGTGTCATCATTCAGCTCCGTCACCCAGGAATTGACAAGCGGATCCTGGCAGGGAGCTTCGGCTGCCGCCATGATGGTCGTCGCCACCCAGTACATGAGCTGGCTCAGTGCGGCGGCTGTCGAAGCGGACCGCGCGGCGACCCAAGCCGCCGCGACGGCTGCCGCATTCGAGACGGCGCTGGCGAGCACCGTGCAGCCGGCGGTCGTGGCTGCCAACCGCGGCCTGGTGCAGATGCTGGCCTCGACGAACTTCTTCGGCATGAACTGGCCGGCCATCATGGACACCGAATCCGCCTACGAGCAAATGTGGGCGCTGGACGTGGCAGCCATGGCGAACTACCACTTCGACGCGTCGGCGGCGGCCGCTCAACTGGCGCCCTGGCAGCAGGTCCTGCGCAACCTCGGCATCGACATCGGCAAGAACGGCACCATCAACTTCGGCTTCGGCAACACCGGCAGCGGCAACATCGGCAACAACAACGCCGGTAACTACAACTTCGGCATCGGCAACAGCGGCAGCGGCAACGTCGGCGCCGGCAACAGCGGCAGCGGCAACCTGGGCATCGGCAACACCGGCAACAACAACATGGGCCTGGGGAACTTCGGCGCAAACAACCTGGGCATCGCCAACACCGGCAATGACGTCCTGGGCATGGGCCTCACCGGCGACAAGCAGTTCGGATTCGGCGGGTTCAACTCCGGCACCGGCAATACCGGGTTCGGTAACTCCGGGTCCGGCAACACCGGCCTGTTCAACTCCGGTAACGGGAACTTCGGTCTGGGCAACTCGGGGTCCCTCAACACGGGCCTGGGCAACTCGGGCAGCGTGAACACCGGCTTCAGCGGATCGATGGGCTACCTGGGCTCGGGCTTGCAGAACACGGGCGTGGGCGGAACCGGCCTGGAGGCGGGACTGGCCAACTCGGCGCACTACGCCACCGGCGGGCTGGGAACGGCCGCGCTCAGTTCGGGGCTGCTCAGCTCGGCCCTGGCCAATACCGGCGGACTGCATTCCGGCCTGGCCGGAGCGCTGAACTCGGGCCTGAGCAGCACACCCGTGGTCGCCCCGGCATCCGCACCGGCCGCCGCCATCGACGCCGGCCAGGGATCCGTCTCAGCGAACCCGACCAGCAGCGCGGCCGCCAACGCGGGCCTGCGGACGTCTGCCAGCACCCCGGTGACAGGCTTCGTCAACCCCAGCTCCAGCGACCCGGGAGTGCGGACCACGCTCGGTCGCGAATCCGGCATCGGCGCCCCGAGTCTGCCGAACTCGGGCATCCCGAAGTCGAACTTCTACCCGCCGGCCGATCGCGACACCGGCGACCAGAGCCGGGTCATCCAGTTCCCGATCCGCACCGAGTAG